The Verrucomicrobiia bacterium genome includes a window with the following:
- a CDS encoding thioesterase family protein: protein MVTATFKYRHRVSYSECTAGNHIYYSRYLDILELARGEFFRHLGTPMLQWQEQEIIFPVIECHLRYHAPARYDDLLTVELWLGELRPVCMKFNAVIHNAAGVKIITAETIHACTGTNEKPRRIPDELAGLLEPYVHSEKTKT from the coding sequence ATGGTCACGGCCACTTTTAAATATCGCCATCGCGTGAGTTACTCGGAATGCACCGCCGGCAATCACATCTATTACTCGCGTTACCTGGATATTTTGGAATTGGCGCGCGGAGAATTTTTCCGGCATCTCGGCACACCAATGCTGCAATGGCAGGAGCAGGAAATTATTTTCCCAGTGATCGAATGCCACCTTCGCTACCACGCCCCCGCGCGTTACGACGACCTGCTCACGGTCGAACTTTGGCTCGGCGAACTCCGCCCCGTGTGCATGAAATTTAACGCCGTCATTCACAACGCGGCGGGCGTAAAAATTATCACAGCCGAAACCATTCACGCCTGCACTGGAACCAATGAAAAACCCCGGCGCATTCCCGATGAATTGGCCGGGCTGCTCGAACCATATGTGCATTCGGAGAAAACAAAAACCTAG
- a CDS encoding Hsp20/alpha crystallin family protein, producing the protein MAMCKVSTTVHFSSRQSVVGERPAHWVPNTDIYATDEGLVIKMELAGMRSENLQITVEGNQLCISGQRPDGCRAAKVSFLAMEINYGPFENVLELPAGYDLTQAKASYLNGFLRIDVPHAEKPTLKRTKVAVTGK; encoded by the coding sequence ATGGCCATGTGCAAAGTCAGTACAACCGTGCATTTTTCGTCGCGACAATCCGTCGTTGGAGAACGTCCAGCCCATTGGGTTCCCAATACCGATATTTACGCCACCGATGAGGGACTGGTGATCAAGATGGAACTCGCGGGCATGCGCAGCGAAAACTTGCAGATCACCGTCGAGGGAAATCAACTGTGCATCAGCGGCCAGCGCCCGGACGGCTGCCGCGCGGCGAAGGTCAGTTTTCTCGCGATGGAGATCAATTACGGTCCTTTTGAAAATGTTTTGGAATTGCCCGCGGGCTATGATTTGACGCAGGCCAAGGCTTCTTATCTGAACGGGTTCCTGAGAATTGACGTACCCCACGCCGAAAAACCCACCTTGAAACGCACCAAGGTCGCGGTTACGGGAAAATAA
- the lon gene encoding endopeptidase La: MNSPDTEFISILGATSSGGGGESPAERISSRSIPEVMPILGLSDIVIFPGMVAPLLVETAQSIHLIDDVVGGDRLLGVVLQRKPEAENPVPADMYEIGCAARVLKMLKFPDNTVRVLVEGLWRIRIQEYESQMPYLRAKIEIWKDAKEDSIELKALTRNAQTQFQEIVKLSPGMADQVKIAALNTEDPGHLTDLIAVNLNLSLPERQQMLETNSVKERLTRILPMLNREHEVLTLSSKIQTDVASSMSKSQRDFFLREQMRAIQRELGEGDVNSTDTRNLREQFDKTPLPDDAKKVALQELERLSQMSPAMAEYGVTRHYLDWILNMPWGKYTEDKIDVEEARKILDEEHFGLQKVKDRLLEFLAVIKLKKQIKGPILCLAGPPGVGKTSLGKSVADALGRKFARISLGGMRDEAEIRGHRRTYVGALPGRIIHALRRAESNNPVILLDEIDKVGADFRGDPASALLEVLDPAQNSTFTDHYLDLPYDLSRVLFITTANWLDPINPALRDRLEVIELPGYTESEKLQIARRYLVPRQQSENGLPAGAFKIPDPVLRKVIQDYTREAGVRQLEREIAALMRKAALKIVQKNGAAKSLVLSPKDLAEYLGPVRNFSESAEAIKEIGIATGLAWTPVGGEILFIEATRMPGRGQVILTGSLGEVMKESAQTALSYLRSQSKAMGIDLSDYNKFDLHIHVPAGATPKDGPSAGVTMTVALASLLLKRCVKSNLAMTGEISLRGRVMRVGGIKEKVLAAARAGIKELILPDQNQSDWQEVPAEVREKMKVHFVKHIAELIPLALRPAVAPKKENKKVPAKKVARRK; the protein is encoded by the coding sequence ATGAATTCGCCCGACACGGAATTTATCAGCATCCTTGGCGCCACCTCCAGCGGCGGGGGAGGGGAATCGCCAGCCGAACGCATCTCTTCGCGTTCCATTCCCGAAGTCATGCCCATTCTGGGCTTGTCGGACATCGTGATTTTTCCCGGCATGGTCGCGCCGCTTCTGGTCGAGACCGCGCAAAGCATTCATCTCATTGACGACGTGGTGGGCGGCGACCGTTTGCTCGGCGTGGTTTTGCAGCGCAAACCCGAGGCGGAAAATCCGGTTCCGGCGGACATGTATGAGATCGGTTGCGCGGCGCGCGTGTTGAAGATGTTGAAATTTCCCGACAACACCGTGCGCGTGCTGGTCGAAGGTTTGTGGCGTATCCGCATCCAGGAATACGAATCGCAGATGCCTTACCTGCGCGCGAAGATTGAGATCTGGAAAGATGCCAAGGAAGATTCCATCGAGTTAAAGGCGCTCACGCGCAACGCGCAAACGCAATTTCAGGAGATCGTCAAATTGTCGCCGGGCATGGCCGATCAGGTGAAGATCGCCGCGCTCAATACCGAAGACCCGGGGCATCTCACCGATTTGATCGCGGTGAATTTGAATTTGAGCTTGCCTGAGCGCCAGCAAATGTTGGAGACGAATTCCGTGAAGGAACGGCTCACGCGGATTTTGCCGATGCTCAATCGCGAGCACGAAGTCCTCACGCTCAGTTCGAAAATCCAGACGGACGTCGCGAGTTCCATGTCCAAGAGCCAGCGAGATTTCTTTTTGCGCGAACAGATGCGGGCCATCCAGCGCGAGTTGGGCGAGGGCGATGTCAATTCGACCGACACGCGCAATCTTCGCGAGCAGTTCGACAAAACTCCGCTGCCGGACGATGCCAAGAAAGTCGCGCTGCAAGAGTTGGAGCGGTTGTCGCAGATGTCGCCGGCGATGGCGGAGTACGGCGTGACGCGCCACTACCTCGACTGGATTTTGAACATGCCGTGGGGAAAATACACGGAAGACAAAATTGACGTTGAGGAAGCGCGCAAGATTTTGGACGAGGAACATTTCGGTTTGCAAAAGGTGAAGGATCGCCTGCTGGAATTTCTCGCCGTCATCAAATTAAAAAAACAAATCAAGGGGCCGATCCTTTGTCTCGCGGGCCCGCCGGGCGTGGGCAAAACGTCGCTCGGCAAAAGCGTGGCGGACGCCCTGGGCCGGAAATTTGCGCGCATCTCCCTTGGCGGCATGCGCGATGAAGCGGAAATTCGCGGCCATCGCCGCACTTATGTTGGTGCGCTGCCGGGTCGCATCATTCACGCGCTGCGCCGTGCTGAAAGCAATAACCCCGTTATTCTGCTCGATGAGATTGATAAAGTCGGCGCGGATTTTCGCGGCGACCCGGCGTCGGCCTTGCTGGAAGTGCTCGACCCCGCGCAGAATTCGACCTTCACCGATCATTATCTTGATCTGCCGTACGATTTGTCGCGTGTGCTTTTCATCACGACGGCGAATTGGCTCGACCCGATCAACCCGGCGTTGCGCGACCGTTTGGAAGTGATCGAACTACCGGGTTATACTGAATCGGAGAAATTGCAAATCGCGCGCCGTTATCTGGTGCCGCGGCAACAATCCGAAAACGGTTTGCCGGCGGGCGCATTTAAAATTCCCGACCCCGTGTTGCGCAAAGTGATCCAGGATTACACGCGCGAAGCGGGCGTGCGGCAGCTTGAACGCGAGATCGCCGCGCTGATGCGCAAGGCCGCGTTGAAGATCGTGCAGAAAAATGGCGCCGCCAAATCCCTGGTGTTGAGTCCGAAAGATTTGGCCGAATATCTCGGCCCGGTGCGCAATTTTTCCGAGAGCGCGGAAGCCATCAAGGAAATTGGCATCGCCACGGGCCTCGCGTGGACGCCGGTGGGCGGGGAAATTTTATTTATTGAAGCCACGCGCATGCCGGGCAGGGGACAAGTCATTCTGACCGGTTCGCTGGGCGAAGTGATGAAGGAAAGCGCGCAGACGGCGTTGAGTTATTTGCGCAGCCAATCCAAGGCCATGGGCATTGACCTGAGCGATTATAATAAATTCGATTTGCACATTCACGTGCCTGCGGGCGCGACGCCCAAGGACGGCCCGAGCGCGGGCGTGACGATGACGGTGGCGCTGGCGTCGCTGCTGCTCAAGCGCTGCGTGAAATCCAATTTGGCGATGACGGGTGAAATCAGTTTGCGCGGGCGGGTGATGCGCGTGGGCGGCATCAAAGAAAAGGTGCTGGCGGCGGCGCGTGCGGGCATCAAGGAATTGATTTTGCCGGACCAAAACCAGTCCGACTGGCAGGAAGTCCCGGCGGAAGTGCGCGAAAAAATG